One part of the Sphingobium yanoikuyae genome encodes these proteins:
- a CDS encoding TSUP family transporter, with protein MILSPETIAFLMAAAFMAGCIDAMAGGGGLIALPALLAAGVPPVPAVATNKLQSCLGTFGACVAYARRGHMDLATYKGPVIAAFIGSIGGAWLLQRVDPSILAGLMPALLIAMAAYFTFSPKLSDADRHARVGLWGLSGMIGVVGFYDGFFGPGAGAFYTTIFIALGGLSLLRATAQTKAANFASNVAGLLTMVAGGHVIWIAGLAMAVGSITGGQIGSHLAMRFGSKLIKPLLIIMSLALTAKMLLDPKNPIHIYLFG; from the coding sequence GTGATCCTCTCCCCCGAAACCATCGCCTTCCTCATGGCCGCGGCCTTCATGGCTGGTTGCATCGACGCGATGGCGGGCGGCGGCGGCCTCATCGCCCTGCCCGCGCTGCTCGCCGCCGGCGTGCCGCCGGTGCCGGCGGTCGCCACCAACAAGCTGCAAAGCTGCCTGGGCACCTTCGGCGCCTGCGTCGCCTATGCCCGGCGCGGCCATATGGACCTTGCGACCTACAAGGGGCCGGTTATCGCCGCCTTCATCGGGTCGATCGGCGGCGCCTGGCTGCTGCAACGGGTCGACCCATCGATCCTGGCCGGGCTGATGCCCGCGCTGCTGATCGCGATGGCGGCCTATTTCACCTTCTCGCCCAAGCTCAGCGATGCCGATCGCCATGCCCGCGTCGGCCTATGGGGCCTGTCCGGCATGATCGGCGTGGTCGGCTTCTATGACGGCTTTTTCGGGCCGGGCGCCGGCGCCTTCTACACCACCATCTTCATCGCGCTGGGCGGCCTGTCACTGCTGCGCGCCACCGCCCAGACCAAGGCCGCCAATTTCGCCTCCAATGTCGCGGGATTGCTGACCATGGTGGCGGGCGGCCATGTCATCTGGATCGCGGGCCTCGCCATGGCGGTCGGATCGATCACCGGCGGCCAGATCGGATCGCACCTTGCCATGCGGTTCGGATCGAAGCTGATCAAGCCGCTGCTCATCATCATGTCGCTGGCACTGACGGCCAAGATGCTGCTCGATCCCAAGAACCCGATCCACATCTACCTGTTCGGCTGA
- a CDS encoding chorismate mutase gives MDETLKRYRESIDNIDAALVFMLAERFKVTQAVGEYKATHDLPPADPGREERQISRLRQLALDANLDPDFTEKFLRFIIDEVIRHHERLREG, from the coding sequence GTGGACGAGACTTTGAAGCGCTATCGCGAGAGCATCGACAATATCGACGCGGCGCTCGTCTTCATGCTGGCGGAGCGGTTCAAGGTCACCCAGGCGGTCGGCGAGTATAAGGCGACCCACGACCTGCCGCCGGCCGATCCGGGCCGGGAGGAACGCCAGATTTCGCGCCTGCGCCAGCTCGCGCTCGACGCCAATCTCGATCCCGACTTCACCGAGAAATTCCTGCGCTTCATCATCGACGAGGTGATCCGCCATCATGAGCGGCTGCGCGAGGGCTGA
- a CDS encoding polyprenyl synthetase family protein encodes MTASSPGNVHPIGRTSAPSLAPIMALVADGMNQVNSVILDRMQSRIPLIPELAGHLIAGGGKRLRPMLTLACADLVGYAGSRHYKLAASVEFIHTATLLHDDVVDGSGLRRGRKTANIIWGNSASVLVGDFLFSRSFELMVEAESLKVLKILSGASAIIAEGEVNQLTAQRKIDTSEEQYLDIIGAKTAALFAAACRISAVVADRSEAEEHALDVYGRNLGIAFQLIDDAIDYESDGATMGKDAGDDFRDGKVTLPVILAYARGSDEDKAFWKAAISGHRISDEDLAHATQLLRQTGAIADTLARARHYGQRAIDALGMFDAGKAKAALTEAVEFAIARAY; translated from the coding sequence ATGACTGCATCCTCCCCCGGCAACGTCCACCCGATCGGCCGCACCAGCGCCCCTTCGCTCGCTCCCATCATGGCGCTCGTCGCCGATGGCATGAACCAGGTGAACAGCGTGATCCTGGACCGGATGCAGTCGCGCATCCCGCTGATCCCGGAACTGGCCGGCCATCTGATCGCCGGCGGCGGCAAGCGGCTGCGGCCGATGCTGACGCTCGCCTGCGCCGACCTGGTCGGCTATGCCGGATCGCGCCATTACAAGCTGGCCGCATCGGTCGAGTTCATCCACACCGCCACGCTGCTGCATGACGATGTCGTCGACGGATCGGGCCTGCGCCGTGGCCGCAAGACCGCCAACATCATCTGGGGCAACAGCGCCTCCGTGCTGGTCGGCGACTTCCTCTTCTCGCGCTCGTTCGAGCTGATGGTCGAGGCCGAGTCGCTCAAGGTGCTGAAGATTCTGTCGGGCGCATCGGCGATCATCGCCGAGGGCGAGGTCAACCAGCTGACCGCCCAGCGCAAGATCGACACCAGCGAAGAACAATATCTGGACATCATCGGCGCCAAGACCGCCGCTTTGTTCGCCGCCGCCTGCCGCATTTCCGCCGTGGTCGCCGACCGCAGCGAGGCGGAGGAGCATGCGCTCGACGTCTATGGCCGCAACCTTGGCATCGCCTTCCAGCTGATCGACGACGCGATCGACTATGAATCGGACGGCGCCACCATGGGCAAGGATGCCGGCGACGATTTCCGCGACGGCAAGGTCACCCTGCCGGTGATCCTGGCCTATGCGCGCGGGTCGGACGAGGACAAGGCCTTCTGGAAGGCCGCCATCTCGGGCCATCGCATCAGCGACGAGGATCTGGCCCATGCGACGCAGCTGCTGCGCCAGACCGGCGCGATTGCCGACACGCTGGCCCGCGCCCGCCATTATGGCCAGCGCGCGATCGACGCACTGGGCATGTTCGATGCCGGCAAGGCGAAAGCGGCCCTTACCGAAGCGGTCGAATTCGCGATAGCACGGGCGTATTGA